The sequence AGCGTAAGGATACGGGTAAAGACGCTGTCATGACCAACCTCGACGCCTGGCAGATTAACGTGCTCCAGATGCAGTCGGCCGCTTCGGTTCCCCCGCGCCCTGCTGCTGCACCAGCACCTGCTCCCATGACCGGCCCGGGCCAGTATGCACAGACGAGTCAAGTGGCCCAGGCTCCAGCTGGCGGCTTTCCCTTCGCGAGCACGGATGATGATAACAACGATTTACCCTTCTGATCATGGATAAGCGTTTGTTGTATTCGCAACTAGAGGAGATTCACCGCTATGATTTTGAGGTGGAATCGGACTGGGTCGAAGTCGAACTTCGCTGGCCACTGGTGCTAAAAATTACCCTGCTCCAGTCGAGTTTATTTTTGGTGCTGGTGGTTCTCCAGCTCACCCATCTGATTCACTGCTCCTGGTGGTGGATCACCCTAC comes from Spirosoma aureum and encodes:
- a CDS encoding DUF3127 domain-containing protein, with the translated sequence MANQLAITGKFLGAGTTKQIGQNNRNVRSFWLDITDNPAYPNTPEFQLFGDKVNLVDNLKKGQTIEVKFNINGRKYQRKDTGKDAVMTNLDAWQINVLQMQSAASVPPRPAAAPAPAPMTGPGQYAQTSQVAQAPAGGFPFASTDDDNNDLPF